CCAATACAATGATACTCCGCACAGCCGGAGCATTCAATTTATCATGGTTTGTTTCGGgccttggttttttttttttgtttggagtgGCACAAAACTTAAAAGCAGAAACTGAGCACCTTCTCCGAGGAGCGATAAGAAGCGCGGTGGCACACCAGTATGCAGACACAGGGTTTGATTTTGTGCCATGTGGTGTTTACTATTGTGTTTTGTAATCTAATTGCGTTTGTCTATCTAGATGCGAAGCTACGCAACGCGCATTTGAATACCTTTTGCTCATACGATTGAAAGGTTTGACACGCTACTGACCCTGAAGACTTCGGTTTGCGGTacgagctgctcgagctgcaCTATCTCGTTGTTATATCTACAGTTGTTGTATTTTGAATAGCTTTTCATCGTGTGTGTTTCTGGGCGTGCTGATCAGTTCCAGTGTTAACTGAGTTGTGAAATGATTTAATGATGCGATACTTATTATCGATTGAATAGCTCTTGATGGTCGACAGTCAGAGCTTCGAGGTTCTGTTTCGCTGCAAAAGCTTATAGGAAAAGGCTAATTCTAAGCAGCATCGTGAGCTTCGCGAACGAATATAAGTTTTCGATTAGGGAAAAGTTTAATTTGAAGTCGAGACAACTTGACAAAAAATTCAATATTATTTGTTACACAAAATCTTTTTCATAAAAACaatggatttatttttatttttataaagattaatggatttttttaaacatgtcGCTAAACGATTCAAAAACACTTATTTAAAACtgtaattgaaaattattatcAATTAAACTGATGTTCAACTAGAAGCGGGTCTAGGATGTTAATGCCCCATAGACAACGGTTGTGAGGGAGAGACCCGATGGTCTAATCGTACACTCGGCCGCTTCTGCAAGGTATCCTAGCTATGGTATATGGTTTTGCTCTCTTCCTACCTTATAAGACGATAGAGGACAGGTGTCGCTGTTGTACATCGTGTGTGGTGTATCCCCAAAAACAAGACAGGCGGTAAAGAAGAACACCCAACAGAGGTGCGAAGAGCAGCATATATGATTTGAAGTCACTAACTATAAAGGCCCACTGATAAGACAAAACGTGTGTCAACAAAACCTCCATTATTGCCGCTCCGTCATCTAAAAGCACGGACCACTAGACTTGTTAAGAGCGATGTGTGTACCGATagcgtttgtttgcttgtcaCACGCGTTCACAGTTTGAAACTGTTGCGATTGTTATGTACTTTTAAGAAGTTTTCGAAACATTTTATGggatttattatttgtttcaaatgtGTGTTAACAAGGTTTCGCTAGCAGCTGTCTATATTCCATTTTAACtcgttttatattttataatttcatGGTTCACTGGCCAAgtttatattaatatttcattcctctttcctctctcgctctccctacAACGCCCTGCAGGTTAAATAATGGACCGCATCTGCAGTAGAGCAGTGGGCTACGCTTGAGATCGTCGCACAACTGCCAACCTGCCAACAGCGGATTTAACGAAGCGGAAACGAGAGCCCGGATCAAGTTACCGAAAATTTTGCCAATTTGCCGCTCGTAAGGCTTCGTCGTCACCATCGCGGTGCGAGCGCAGTGAAAGTGCAGTCGAATCGATCGAGCCCATCTGGCGAGCCCCGCAGTGTACAACTACTACGTGCGACTGAACGGCCGACCGGAGCCCAAACACCCTATCCTACCGGGCTCTCCGTCCCCCCATCAACCCGCTTAGCATCTAGGAGCCTAGGAGCCGGAGATCGATGGGCGAATATGGCACACTGGACACgaacaccatcaccagcagtagcagtgcGTCCTCCGTTACGTCAATTCTGATGCCGATGCCAATGTcgatggcagcagcagcagcagccccacccacctcctcctcttcctcctcttccgcAGCAGCAATGTCGGTGTCTGCCGCGGGCAAACCGTCGCCCTCCTGTCCCTCCTCGACCGGGGCGGCTCCGTCCGTCGCGATGGTACTGGCGGCAGCGGCCGCCGCAGCGACAGCCAACACTACAACGAACCAAATGCCGTGCAATCACGTCCAAACGTCCACCTCCTCGTCGTCGGTGGAATCTGACAGCTACCATTTCTACCATCACAAAACGGCCGGCCCGAGCGGGGGCAGCAACGGGCTCGGCACCGTGCCGGGCCCTACCAGCGCCGGCCATCACGGtaccggtggcggcggtggtgtcTCCAAGGGCAGTGGGAGAGCTGGGACAGGCCACGAACCTGCGTCATCGTCCGGCATGCCACGACCGTCGGCAGTGTCGGGCAGTAACGGGGGCGCCGGCAATGGTGGTGGCGGCAGCGGACAGCGGGTAAAGTGTAAGGATCCAATACGCGTCGGTTTCTATGAAATCGAGAAAACGATCGGCAAGGGCAACTTTGCCGTGGTTAAGCTGGCACGCCATCGAATTACCAAAAATGAGGTAAGTATCGCCACCGTCCTAGTCCGGTGGGTCTTCCCTACCAGTGGGAGGGGAGTTCAGATACTTTGAGGTATATGAAGGGCggactatgtgtgtgtgtgtgtgtgtgcgtcctaAGACGGAAACAGTTTACAAACCGTCGTCAACAAGCTTACGGCAGGATACGCTTAAGTGAAAATACAGCCCCAGGACGAAACTCTTTGGGGACGTATTAATACCCTCCCGTTTGCTCCTGTCCTTGGATGTGTGGctgtgcttttgtgtgtttgcgtgcgcTCGTGTATTCGTCAGAAATTCAGCACACTGTAAGGTTTTTGCCGGCCCAACCTCTCTCGGAAGGCGGTTCCGACGGGCGGCAAACAACGAAACGACGGGTCCCTCTGGGCAGCTTAATAATGTGTGGCTTGCGCTGGGCCAGCCACAATGCCGCCGCCGCACGCCGCTGTCTCGCAAGACCATAAGCAAACCGAACATAATGTTCACCCGACAGGAAAATAGAAGAATGTAATTAGTTAGCCTATTTCGGGACATCGGGTAAGGTCAGCACGGGGGGATAAGTTTCGTGTCGGTTCCGGCGCATTTCTTGGTAGGAAGCTTGCTCTTCCGAGCAACCGAAACGAAGACGGATGGACCACTGTTGCCTGTTGCCTGCGCAAAGCGATGATGTAGAGCTACGTTGAAGTGAAGCTTGCTCGTTGACGCAGTGGGTGAAGAAAGCACACAAAACGGGAGATTATTTGGAACCGATGCAAAGTTCATCGCTGCTAGTCGCACAACAGGATGGGTTTTTGAGGTGTATAACCTGATACTTTTGTCTCGGTAGTTTGTCTGCTACCTCGAAATAAGCTCCATTGAAAGGTTTCTTGGTAGGATAGTAGgaagtgtctgtgtgtcttcTACCTCCCCAATTTCTGACAAATATGAGCAACGATTGtctgatagttttttttctactctctctctctctctctctctctctcactctctctctctctctctctctctctctctctctacgcTTACAGGTAGCAATTAAAATTATCGACAAATCCCAGCTGGATCCGGGCAACTTGCAGAAGGTTTATCGTGAGGTTGAAATTATGAAGCGCTTAGACCACCCGCACGTCATCAAGCTGTACCAGGTACTGTGTTTGTCCGATTCTGGCGAAAGGGAGGGGACATACCCTCAGACGACATTAATATGCAACCGCGCGTACTACTCCTTTTTTTGCAGGTTATGGAGACCCAGAGCATGATTTACATAGTCTCGGAGTATGCTAGTCAGGGTGAAATTTTCGGTAAGTTCAGCGGCTGGTTCAGGTGCTTAGCCATATTCGTTTGGTGGTGCGGAATTCTTAACCTCTTGGCAACATAGCCGGTCAAGTTACGACTGTTCGATAGTCGCTAGAGCTCATGAATTCGGTTTACCGATTCGAACACAAGATTGCTACTCCACCGGCCGTGAGGGAAAACGGGCCAAAATGCAGATTTTGGTAGCATGTTTCATACCGTTTTACGATCCAATACCCAAGTCGGCTGACATGCATAGTAATTAAGGTCAGGTTGAACTGTAGTCCACGACGTCTGGCTGACCTTTGGACGCTTTTCGGTGTTTCATTTTTGCCCAAGGCCTGTCACAATTATGGTTGTATTACCCGTATTTAATTTTGTCCACCCTGCGTTTTACAGATTACATCGCAAAGTACGGAAGACTTAATGAACGTGCTGCTAGGAATAAGTTTTGGCAGATCTTATCCGCCGTAGAATACTGTCACAATAAGGGCATAGTACACAGAGATCTTAAGGTAAGGTGGCTCTGGTGTAGCCGGTGGATGAGCTAGCAAAACCAAATAAAACTCTAATGCCCCGTTCCTCCCTGCTATCTCTGCTTCGTAGGCTGAGAATCTATTGCTAGATTCCAAGATGGACATCAAAATAGCGGACTTTGGGTTTTCCAacttttacaaaaagggcgaacTGCTGGCCACCTGGTGCGGTTCGCCACCGTACGCCGCGCCGGAGGTGTTCGAGGGCAAGCGGTACACTGGGCCGGAGATTGACATATGGGTAGGTAGTGGGTTGGCTCTTTGTGCCGCACAGGATTTTAACGGTTCCCCTGTGCATCCTGTCTTGCAGTCGCTGGGCGTTGTGCTGTACGTGCTGGTGTGCGGAGCGCTACCGTTCGATGGATCATCGCTGCAATCGCTGCGGGATCGTGTGCTGTCCGGCCGTTTTCGGATTCCATTTTTCATGAGCTCCGGTTAGTAGCAGTAGGCTTTACCTGTCAATGCATTGGAGGTGTtctcacgctctctctctctcttccctgCACGCTCGCAAACAGATTGTGAATCGCTCATCCGTAAGATGCTGGTGCTGGATCCGTCACGCCGGTTCTCGATCGACCAGATCAAGCGGCACCGCTGGATGATGGTGGAAATCATCGACACGCCGAAGATTAGCAGCATCGTCATCAACGGGAGTGTGAGTGAAGTGAGCGCCCTCGAAACGGAACCGAACGAGCAGATACtgaaaattatgcaaaacCTGGGCATCGACATTCTCAAGACGAGGGAAAGCTTAAAGGTGAGCCATCGTGCAGCGGACGCTTCCGGGCGCTTGCAAAGGGACGTAAATGATGCGTTTGCATTCCATTTCGCAGCTGCACAGCTACGATCACTACACCGCATTCTATCTGCTGCTACTGGAAAGACTGAAGAGCCGCACAGTATCGCACGAGAACGCCACCACCGTCGCCGGTTGCATCGGTGGCGGCAAGTCGGGCATGCACGAGTCGCAGCGCCGCCGTCCCAGCAACGTGGCCGAACAGGCAATGCGCAAGCTCGCCATCAGTGCACAGCACAAGTAAGGACCGTTGTGTTCCATCTCGGTACCCGTTCACGCTAATCCGAAACGTTTGCGTTTCTCCCCACCCTTCTCTAGGAGCGACCAGCCGAGTTCGTCGCCTAAGCATCAGCAAGTCTCGTCCGGCTTGAACAATCACAGCTCGGAAACGCTGCACGGGCTGCTGTCGGCGGCACAGCAGGTCGGTTCGGGCGTGTCCCCCGCACTGCCCGCGATGGCCCCCGGCATGATGCTACTGCGCGATACGAGCATCCGCGAGCAGCAGCCGGTGCTGAAGGACAGCTCGTACTTCCGGGGCGTATCGTACACCTCCAGCTCGGGCTTTACCGATGCGTCGCTGTACCAGCTGGCGTCGTTGCGCGAGCGCGACTGCAGCTCCACATATCTGACCGGCACGGTCGGGCTGCTGCCTTCGTCGCTTTCCTCGAACGTGGCGGGCACGctggcagcggcggcagctGGGGCGTCCTCGTCCAGTGCACGGGAGAGCAACTCCATTGTGCTGCGCGAATCGGGCATCCTGTCTAGCCGCATCTCCTCGAGCCGGCTCTTGTCCAGCAACATCGACAAGCGCATTCTGCAGCAAAGCACGGAAGATTGTCGGCGGCTACTGCAGCAGGTAAGTTCCATCTAAATGGCTCCATGTGTCGTAACTTAAAGGGGTAGTTTGGTAAGCCCTGTTGTAGTGGCGTATGCGGGGAGGGAAGCACAAAAACGCGACCGAAGCAAAAGGGGTTAACCAGTGTGTTAGCGCTAGCAGAGGCGAAGGAAAAGacttaaaaataaaaggaataaAGCATCCTTTGGTATGATCATGAtttcttctgtttgttttgttgttatgaGTTTTACGCTTAAGGTCAGTTTGGCATGCCGGGTATTGTTTTAGCGCAGTTGGTTCAGTCCAGTAGCCTCTCCATTAGATATCACCCGTAGCAGCAACAGTACCAGTAGCACTgtaggtagtagtagtagtagtagtagtagtgataacagtagtagcagtaggcAGCTTGCGACTCCTCCTTAGTACATAAGTGTCGCAGAGCGTGACCGTTGATTTGTGTGCTATCCCGTTTCCTTTAAAGGCACGTCCCGTATCGATGGGTGAATCGAATCGGTATACGAAACCACCGTCCCATTCGCCGGTGAACAGCGATCTCCACCAGACGGCTTCGCCGCAGCCGCCCTCCCAGTCGTCGCCGGCCCAGTCGTCCGCGATGCCCCAGTCCCAGCGCTACTCGGACCCGCTGAATGGCTTCAGCAAGGACTACCTTACCAGCGCGTCATCGAACGCCGAAACGTCGATTACGGTGCCACCGTTCAAGGACTACCTGAACAACATGCAAACCTACTCGTACCTACAGCACTACGAGCCCAACCTGACCGTGGCGAGCTCGGTAGCGAGTGGCCATACACCACCGCCGGCGACGTCCATTACGGCGCAGTACAGCTCCAGCACGGACGAAGGGTGTGAAACCGATCTGGGAGGTAATTAGCGGGTTCGGTTGGGCGCATCGAAACGCTTCCGGTAATCTATTTCTTATACTGCTGCTCTttgcttttcttgttttttttggccCCGACAGACGAGGACGTACAGCAGTCGATCGACAAGTCCATTCAGCGGCTCAACTCGTTCGCCAGCTCCAGCTCGTCCAGCGGTGTCGTCACCAACATCCATCCGAAGAGCCTGAGCCAAAACCTAAGCTGCGACTCGTCGCGCAGCAACTTCTCCACCTTCGAAAGCTTGGACCTCAACCTGTCCGACTGTGCGGAGCTGGCGGGCAGCCTGCCGTCCTGCACCGCCACGACGGAAGCGTACGAAAGTGTGGCTAAAGATGAAGGTTTGTTGGTGCGGATCTGAAatggagttgttttttttttaactatccCGTTTCCCGTTTTACATTTTAGCAACGTTCCGTGCCGTCACTAGTGCGGCGTGCATCAATCAGCCGCAGTGCGTGTACGCCATGTCGGACAAGGTGGTCAGCTCGTTCCTGCGCGCCAACACGGTGTACCAGGACGTGCACAATGGTGACCATCGCAGTATTACCCGGTCGCCGGTCGATTTTCGGTAAGCGAGCAAAAACCGACGTCCGAATACGCGTCTGAGTGCCATTCTGAGCGATTAATCTTACCTCTAATCTATCTTTCCAGCGAGGGGCGCCGGGCGAGCGACGGACTCGTGACGCAGGGGCTGGTGCACGCGTCGGACAACCCGCTCAACTCGCCGGTCGCGTTCAACAGCCAGCGGCTGAACGAAACGTGCAAGGCGAAGGGCGTGCTCGAGCTGCACCTGCTGCAGAAGGAGGCGGCCCAGCTGAAGGTGAAGTATCAGGCGAACGTGCCGCAGGACGAGATCAACGTGCGCCAGCTGCAGCACAGCCAGTTCCGGGTGAACCCGCTCGacgggctgctgctgaagcCGCTGTCCGGCTCGGCGCACGGTAGCGCGTGTCTCGATCCGGCCAGCGGTGGCACCGCCACCGGCTACTACAACAAGGTGGCCGACTACGTGGCCCTGTCGCTCGGCGTGAAGGGCGGGTGTGCGGGGTCGGCCGGTGGGCAGCCCGAGCCGGCGCTCGGGAAGCTCGAGGCGGAGCAGCTGTTGCTGCGGGCTGGCGTCGCCCGCTCGGACCAGCTAAGTGCTGCCGCGGtacagcagctgcagcagaagCCGccgctccagcagcagctgatgcAGCAccggctgctgcagcagaagCGCCAGATCCTGCAGAAGCAGGGCGCGATGGAGGCGGGCCTGAGCCGCCGGCAGATGCTGCGGCAGCACAGCTACAAGATCGCACAGCAGACGCAAATcctgccgccgctgccgtaCGGCGAGATGGGCGAGCCGGGGGACGGACCGGCCGGTGGGTATCCGACCCTGCAGTCCGTCCGCGAGACGGCCATCCTCGAGACGGAACCGGGCCAAACGCTCAAGGAGCAGCTCGAGCTGTACACGCACCTGCAAGCGCACCATTCGCATATGcatcaccagcaacagcaacatcagcagcagcagcagcagcacgggctTGGAGCAGGATCCCACCTGGGAGCGGACCGGGGAGCGCTTTGCTCCTGGAACACGCTGCCGAGCTCGATGAAGACGTGCCAGATCAGTGATGGAGCCCCTGCAACCGACAGCCCGTGGAATGTAGCCGCCCTCTACCATCAGGTACATACGACACAAAAGTAATCGATCGATGAGGTGCTCCAACAGCCTCATCCATTAGCCACATcataccatcatcatcctgcCCCATGACCTGCGGGTGGGGCTTCGCTTTGGGTTAGCCTGGGGGTTAGCATCACTCCCGCAAGCATCTTCGCACAAGCGGCTCCGTTGACACGCATGGCAGCCTGCGCTGGTGTGTGGGCTGCCTGGCTATCGCTTAACGCTGCTATACGGTGACATCGGGAAGCGTAGACGGGAAACCCACATCCATCAATCATTGATCCACGCGTAGTACCCCGAAAGCTTTAGGGCTGGTGTTACGCTAACGATATATGCCTAAACTACCGAATGTAGATATagcagtgtatgtgtgtgtgtatgtgtgtgtatatttgtgTTTACATTATAGATCCTTCCCACGCTCCTTGCTAACAGTACGCCATAGTAGTAGTGAAATcgatcgttttgtttgttttgtaactAAAACTTATCGTCGTTTTAGATTGTAGTGGAAATGATACGTAATGCAATGCGCATACatggttcgttcgttcgtcaTGTTCATTTGTTCGTTTGCATAACGCTGGAGGTTATTTTAGAAAATCatcccctctctctcactcacatACCCGCGGACATGGTAAAACAGTTCGAAATAAGCTTTTAACCGCCCTGCAAGTAATGTACTCTATGCAACAGACAAGagctaaaagtaaaaaaagaagcataatGGATTAGGACAACAACACTAAACGCATATATGATGCACGTTGTTTGACATAATCAGTAACAGCAGCAGACAGTGCCATCAAAGTTTTCCAAAGGATCTAGTAAATGAAAGTTTAAATTGGACAGGTTAGTTGGAAGGAGAAGCAACAGTGAtagtgtcttttttttcatttgtctgTTGTTTTTTAGATTTAATGCTACATATACATTGCTTTTTTAcagtttattttcatttagttgGTTTACACTGCACAAAACTCAACCCCCATTATCATTTTCTCGCTTAGCTAACttgttttgttcgttcgttGTATTATGGTGTTAacgttgttcttttttgtgtttttttttttcgttaaatttcTTAGAACGATGCACccttttatgttgttttgttttgtttttcatcagtGCCAATAGGAAGCCTGTTCTAACTTCCCTAGAGTTAAGACTACCATTAgtaatttgtttgttgtttatgtAGCTTTCGATGTGTGCAGACATAAGCAGATGCCGTATCATGCTCATTAGAAATGAAACCCCGTGCTTCACAGTACATAGTAACAGTAACAGTAACTATAGGGTAGCATTAAAAACATCATTGCAAACATATAAGCTAAAGCGCACATACATACCCAAACATCCAATCAAGCTCGGTCGAGTGAGTCGTGTTCGTTCGTGTATCGTCCCAACAGAATGTACCGCCGGCCGGACCGCTGTATTCGCCGTCGCACTGGATCACGCCACACTCGTCCTCGATCCAGCACTCGATGCAGCTACCACTAAGCGAAAGCCCCATACCGGAGCTGGCCGAACAGATGGAGTCCATTTGAGCGGAGAGACGCGTTGCGCCCGACGACGGTGGCGACGAACGTTCAGTTGCTTACTAGCGCCACGTTGGTTGCGGTTGTACAATAGGAAGGATGAGGTGGCAATAGTATTCAGCACATGTCATCGTAGCTTGCCACAGAAAGGCTGTTTTCGTTACATGCTGAAAGTATCTGGGATTAGCTATCATTAAAGCGAGTGCAGCGGTTGAAGATGAAAGCGGTAGAAGGTGTTGATGATTTCTCGCCTTTCCTTCGTTCGTTGCTGCCTAATGTTTCATCCCTAGTGTTCGGGTTTTAAGCCGTTTGTAGCGTTtccaagctttttttttgcagtccCAGCGCACTTAGGAGACACAGTTTTTGGCAGTTTGTTGGGTGGGTGCGGAACGAGAGGAAATAATTACTTGTAACAACGTCAACGAGACTGGCCATTGTCAATTGatatgaaattgaaataacGTAAGATTCGGTGttagagagaagagagaaaaacaaaactccgTTACGTAACAGTTGCTAGAACAGTACGCAAACAATTACAATTACAATCATATACTCGCAGAAACCTCTTAACCTACCCGCCAGCACCGCCCAGCAAGAGCGTTAGCATGAATTTCGACGCTTCGGAAGATTGGGaagaattgtttttttaacgTGAAAGTACGTGAACACTATTGTAAACTGCGACTGATTCATCTGTACGTAAGCAAAACAGGGCACTGCTTGGAATCCCAGTAGCAGGACCACACTTGATAATGCAATCGCTATCAGGGACAAGCCGTGGGTATTGTAGGCAGATTGGTACTGTTAGAGTGTAGTGGTCGGAGGGTCTACTTGTAAAGTGTGAAGTGAtactaaaaacaaacatctAGTCGATAAAGGATTGATTTTCTACGGTGCCCCCCAACGGTTAGGCAAGCGTTTCCCGCAGTAGGAAAGTCAATTGAAGAGTTATGTTACGCTTACCGTTTGTTTGAatgttgatttaattttcgTTTTAGAAAATTTTACAAACGCTGCCATAAGAGAAATAATGCAAATTGTTGTTACACGCTCGATCCTTCCCGAAACGTTACGTTTGTAAAGCGTTTGAAGCGGTGGCAGAGCGATGGATTGTGAATAGTGGAtataatatatttgtttttatttcgtgcaTTGGTTTATGATTTCCTGTTGCAGGGCATTCCGATAAGTTTAAACAACATAatcagccacacacacacactgcagtTGGGAGAAGTATTATCaagccttttttgtttcatttaatttctattattacatatatttttatgatttgaaGCAAGTCATGAAtcaaattttaaacattagATTACACATTCTATCAATCGATGACTGGAAGCGATTCATGAGGGTAAATGTAAGTCTTTTCCGAGGCAATAAGAGCTACACATTAGGCAACACATTAGCGAATAACGAACAACTGCCAAGCATTTACAcacaaagagaagaaaaaaaactacaagtGTATTCCTACACAATGGACCGAACATGCACGATGTCATGATTTATCGAACAATCTTCACTAAACGAATTGCGGCGAGTGTGTTTTGTAGAGCTTTATAGTAATACACAATCAGCACGGGAAATACTGAGTTCGAAGCGTTGTGACAGATTGTAAGAATAATCGTTTTGGTGTTGGCTGCGTTCGGCACATTAACAAACACGCAAACCGTACATCGAAACTCGGCCACGTCCACCCCAGCGGGAGCAGGGGATGATAGTTAGTGTTCATGGTCGATGTTGTGTATCTAATATCTAGCAGCGAATTTGATCATCAtttcatcataatcatcatcatcactcaTCCCAAACATTTGCACATACCAGTGGTGCGGTGGCATCCGAAGCCAGTGAagcaatgcaaaacaaatgaatGAACCAAGGGACCGGATATCGGTTTAATCGAAAGAAATTTAGTAACATTATTACTATCACTACTACTATTATtgctactattactactactaatactactac
This is a stretch of genomic DNA from Anopheles merus strain MAF chromosome 2R, AmerM5.1, whole genome shotgun sequence. It encodes these proteins:
- the LOC121600043 gene encoding serine/threonine-protein kinase par-1 isoform X2, whose protein sequence is MGEYGTLDTNTITSSSSASSVTSILMPMPMSMAAAAAAPPTSSSSSSSAAAMSVSAAGKPSPSCPSSTGAAPSVAMVLAAAAAAATANTTTNQMPCNHVQTSTSSSSVESDSYHFYHHKTAGPSGGSNGLGTVPGPTSAGHHGTGGGGGVSKGSGRAGTGHEPASSSGMPRPSAVSGSNGGAGNGGGGSGQRVKCKDPIRVGFYEIEKTIGKGNFAVVKLARHRITKNEVAIKIIDKSQLDPGNLQKVYREVEIMKRLDHPHVIKLYQVMETQSMIYIVSEYASQGEIFDYIAKYGRLNERAARNKFWQILSAVEYCHNKGIVHRDLKAENLLLDSKMDIKIADFGFSNFYKKGELLATWCGSPPYAAPEVFEGKRYTGPEIDIWSLGVVLYVLVCGALPFDGSSLQSLRDRVLSGRFRIPFFMSSDCESLIRKMLVLDPSRRFSIDQIKRHRWMMVEIIDTPKISSIVINGSVSEVSALETEPNEQILKIMQNLGIDILKTRESLKLHSYDHYTAFYLLLLERLKSRTVSHENATTVAGCIGGGKSGMHESQRRRPSNVAEQAMRKLAISAQHKSDQPSSSPKHQQVSSGLNNHSSETLHGLLSAAQQVGSGVSPALPAMAPGMMLLRDTSIREQQPVLKDSSYFRGVSYTSSSGFTDASLYQLASLRERDCSSTYLTGTVGLLPSSLSSNVAGTLAAAAAGASSSSARESNSIVLRESGILSSRISSSRLLSSNIDKRILQQSTEDCRRLLQQARPVSMGESNRYTKPPSHSPVNSDLHQTASPQPPSQSSPAQSSAMPQSQRYSDPLNGFSKDYLTSASSNAETSITVPPFKDYLNNMQTYSYLQHYEPNLTVASSVASGHTPPPATSITAQYSSSTDEGCETDLGDEDVQQSIDKSIQRLNSFASSSSSSGVVTNIHPKSLSQNLSCDSSRSNFSTFESLDLNLSDCAELAGSLPSCTATTEAYESVAKDEATFRAVTSAACINQPQCVYAMSDKVVSSFLRANTVYQDVHNGDHRSITRSPVDFREGRRASDGLVTQGLVHASDNPLNSPVAFNSQRLNETCKAKGVLELHLLQKEAAQLKVKYQANVPQDEINVRQLQHSQFRVNPLDGLLLKPLSGSAHGSACLDPASGGTATGYYNKVADYVALSLGVKGGCAGSAGGQPEPALGKLEAEQLLLRAGVARSDQLSAAAVQQLQQKPPLQQQLMQHRLLQQKRQILQKQGAMEAGLSRRQMLRQHSYKIAQQTQILPPLPYGEMGEPGDGPAGGYPTLQSVRETAILETEPGQTLKEQLELYTHLQAHHSHMHHQQQQHQQQQQQHGLGAGSHLGADRGALCSWNTLPSSMKTCQISDGAPATDSPWNVAALYHQNDAPFYVVLFCFSSVPIGSLF
- the LOC121600043 gene encoding serine/threonine-protein kinase par-1 isoform X1 is translated as MGEYGTLDTNTITSSSSASSVTSILMPMPMSMAAAAAAPPTSSSSSSSAAAMSVSAAGKPSPSCPSSTGAAPSVAMVLAAAAAAATANTTTNQMPCNHVQTSTSSSSVESDSYHFYHHKTAGPSGGSNGLGTVPGPTSAGHHGTGGGGGVSKGSGRAGTGHEPASSSGMPRPSAVSGSNGGAGNGGGGSGQRVKCKDPIRVGFYEIEKTIGKGNFAVVKLARHRITKNEVAIKIIDKSQLDPGNLQKVYREVEIMKRLDHPHVIKLYQVMETQSMIYIVSEYASQGEIFDYIAKYGRLNERAARNKFWQILSAVEYCHNKGIVHRDLKAENLLLDSKMDIKIADFGFSNFYKKGELLATWCGSPPYAAPEVFEGKRYTGPEIDIWSLGVVLYVLVCGALPFDGSSLQSLRDRVLSGRFRIPFFMSSDCESLIRKMLVLDPSRRFSIDQIKRHRWMMVEIIDTPKISSIVINGSVSEVSALETEPNEQILKIMQNLGIDILKTRESLKLHSYDHYTAFYLLLLERLKSRTVSHENATTVAGCIGGGKSGMHESQRRRPSNVAEQAMRKLAISAQHKSDQPSSSPKHQQVSSGLNNHSSETLHGLLSAAQQVGSGVSPALPAMAPGMMLLRDTSIREQQPVLKDSSYFRGVSYTSSSGFTDASLYQLASLRERDCSSTYLTGTVGLLPSSLSSNVAGTLAAAAAGASSSSARESNSIVLRESGILSSRISSSRLLSSNIDKRILQQSTEDCRRLLQQARPVSMGESNRYTKPPSHSPVNSDLHQTASPQPPSQSSPAQSSAMPQSQRYSDPLNGFSKDYLTSASSNAETSITVPPFKDYLNNMQTYSYLQHYEPNLTVASSVASGHTPPPATSITAQYSSSTDEGCETDLGDEDVQQSIDKSIQRLNSFASSSSSSGVVTNIHPKSLSQNLSCDSSRSNFSTFESLDLNLSDCAELAGSLPSCTATTEAYESVAKDEATFRAVTSAACINQPQCVYAMSDKVVSSFLRANTVYQDVHNGDHRSITRSPVDFREGRRASDGLVTQGLVHASDNPLNSPVAFNSQRLNETCKAKGVLELHLLQKEAAQLKVKYQANVPQDEINVRQLQHSQFRVNPLDGLLLKPLSGSAHGSACLDPASGGTATGYYNKVADYVALSLGVKGGCAGSAGGQPEPALGKLEAEQLLLRAGVARSDQLSAAAVQQLQQKPPLQQQLMQHRLLQQKRQILQKQGAMEAGLSRRQMLRQHSYKIAQQTQILPPLPYGEMGEPGDGPAGGYPTLQSVRETAILETEPGQTLKEQLELYTHLQAHHSHMHHQQQQHQQQQQQHGLGAGSHLGADRGALCSWNTLPSSMKTCQISDGAPATDSPWNVAALYHQNVPPAGPLYSPSHWITPHSSSIQHSMQLPLSESPIPELAEQMESI